Proteins encoded together in one Triticum dicoccoides isolate Atlit2015 ecotype Zavitan chromosome 7B, WEW_v2.0, whole genome shotgun sequence window:
- the LOC119341896 gene encoding protein BTR1-like, which translates to MCSSPPPPSAATDDDRYQDPMWERRTHARILVRDADAGRIIGSAGSSIAAMEKEAGSGARITLSARDQLLAGTDRRVVFLSGPFRAVMDAADLLLHKIPRYQGEHADNTVVLVVPYACCGALIGKGGTLIKSLAEASNAGITVSHHRVCYGFNDRLVNITGHLEDQLQAIFLILSELLDDVHYLSSYQRVGFPRYHVSSVERDGDGQDEYVQRYHSRPDTPVGSPDIDDGRHVEGTLTIAVANEYVGAVVGRGGRVIKEIEQATGVWITVFKGKLLPGMRERWVGMKYEQHTAGFGQC; encoded by the exons ATgtgctcctccccgccgccgccctccgccgccactgaCGACGACCGCTACCAAG ACCCGATGTGGGAGAGGCGGACGCACGCGAGGATCCTCGTCCGCGACGCCGACGCCGGCCGCATCATCGGCAGCGCCGGTTCCTCCATCGCCGCCATGGAGAAGGAGGCCGGCTCCGGCGCCCGCATCACGCTCTCCGCCAGGGACCAGCTCCTGGCAGGCACCGACCGCCGCGTCGTCTTCCTCTCCGGCCCCTTCCGCGCCGTCATGGACGCCGCCGACCTCCTACTCCACAAGATCCCCCGCTACCAG GGCGAGCATGCCGACAACACGGTGGTGCTGGTGGTGCCCTACGCCTGCTGCGGCGCGCTCATCGGCAAAGGAGGCACCCTCATCAA GTCGTTAGCTGAAGCATCAAATGCTGGGATCACGGTCTCGCACCACCGAGTCTGCTACGGTTTCAATGACAGACTGGTTAACATCACTGGGCACTTGGAAGATCAGCTGCAGGCCATATTCCTCATACTGTCCGAGCTGCTTGACGATGTCCACTACTTGTCCTCCTACCAAA GAGTTGGTTTTCCACGTTATCATGTTTCAAGCGTTGAGCGTGATGGCGATGGGCAAGACGAGTATGTCCAAAGATACCACAGCAGG CCTGACACGCCCGTGGGGTCACCTGACATCGACGACGGCAGACACGTAGAAGGGACTCTGACCATCGCTGTCGCGAATGAGTACGTGGGTGCCGTCGTTGGCCGTGGTGGGAGGGTCATCAAGGAGATCGAGCAG GCTACGGGCGTGTGGATCACGGTGTTCAAGGGGAAGCTCTTACCTGGGATGAGAGAAAGGTGGGTGGGTATGAAGTATGAACAACATACAGCAGGTTTCGGTCAGTGCTAG